The following coding sequences lie in one Cryptococcus gattii WM276 chromosome L, complete sequence genomic window:
- a CDS encoding Hypothetical Protein (Similar to TIGR gene model, INSD accession AAW45160.1) yields MSSPIHKYLFSPPPSPPSRGPQSSLNPNRGLTTLKSLLLPSEFIPQSSFDDHVGSPSSLKTRSPHTPQQGRFTFDTSAYPFSGRGRRGNGYYTARDLDSIPESSILSPSQQVSDKKLQLAPPINIVSPSASHSRSFQSALTVPKPILRLIFLVCILFTTAAILIFVPSARPPSLFSDSIARQTAFVLEDHYVDVDAKINVNALGWKGIGEERVYEPPLMKAAWMLKGVRSKKETMVNKDVQEVKEVKKAKEMVEVQTQQLHAAPPPKTTRPALRPRPIPASHELLALQSYILASQYNVLSENTDTSKPLDANTILGISASERKFGGVAGLSAKKGKEREEEEAWLKDIESEWDDEVVVWFGGNGQKQLPHDVIDIITSSHSSNRHITYIPLYSRPDREIILSILARLGLPADSPIIMIDNEPILGDLETLEELRLSGELERRLNKIGWKKTSPQEERRGKKLKMAVIKKKENGMIEEVKKLAGR; encoded by the exons ATGTCTTCTCCAATTCACAAATACCTTTTCTCCccccctccttctcctccttcgCGCGGCCCACAGTCTAGCCTTAATCCCAATCGTGGTCTGACTACGCTCAAATCTCTGTTGTTGCCTTCCGAATTCATTCCTCAATCTTCCTTCGACGACCACGTCGGCTCTCCGTCATCCCTCAAAACTCGCTCTCCACATACCCCCCAGCAAGGGCGCTTCACTTTCGACACTTCGGCCTACCCTTTTTCTGGGCGTGGGCGACGTGGCAATGGCTATTATACTGCTCGAGATCTTGATTCTATTCCTGAGAGCTCGATCTTGTCGCCTTCACAGCAAGTTTCGGACAAGAAGCTACAGCTCGCACCACCGATCAACATCGTCTCACCTTCTGCTTCCCACTCTCGATCTTTCCAATCCGCACTTACGGTTCCGAAGCCGATCTTGCGACTCATTTTCTTAGTTTGCATCCTTTTCACAACAGCAGCTATTCTCATTTTTGTCCCCTCCGCCAGACCACCAAGTCTTTTCTCTGATAGTATAGCAAGACAGACCGCATTCGTCCTTGAAGATCATTATGTCGATGTCGATGCCAAGATCAATGTGAACGCCTTGGGATGGAAGGGAATtggagaggagagggtgTATGAACCACCTCTTATGAAGGCGGCGTGGATGTTGAAAGGGGTTAGGTCAAAGAAGGAAACGATGGTAAATAAGGACGTCCAGGAGGTCAAAGAAGTTAAGAAAGCCAAGGAAATGGTTGAAGTGCAAACTCAACAACTCCATGCTGCTC CTCCCCCAAAAACCACTCGTCCAGCTCTCCGCCCCCGACCCATCCCAGCCTCACATGAGCTCCTCGCTCTTCAGTCGTACATCCTTGCTTCACAGTATAATGTCTTATCTGAGAACACTGACACCTCGAAACCGTTGGATGCCAATACCATACTTGGTATTAGTGCATCAGAGAGGAAGTTTGGTGGGGTGGCGGGGTTGTCGGCTAAGAAGGGTAAGGAAcgagaggaagaggaagcgTGGTTGAAGGATATTGAGAGTGAGTGGGATGATGAGGTTGTCGTTTGGTTTGGCGGTAATGG TCAAAAGCAACTCCCGCACGACGTGATCGATATCATCACCTCTTCCCACTCATCCAACAGGCATATCACTTACATTCCCCTCTATTCTCGGCCGGACCGTGAGATCATCCTCTCTATCCTAGCCCGTCTCGGTCTGCCGGCAGATTCGCCAATCATCATGATCGACAATGAGCCCATTCTGGGAGATTTGGAGACTCTTGAAGAGCTGCGTCTCTCAGGAGAACTGGAGAGGAGGCTGAATAAGATTggttggaagaagacgtcgcctcaagaagagaggaggggaaagaagttgaagatggcagtgatcaagaagaaggagaacGGCATGATCGAGGAGGTGAAGAAGTTGGCTGGACGATAG
- a CDS encoding 2,4-dienoyl-CoA reductase (NADPH), putative (Similar to TIGR gene model, INSD accession AAW45158.1), producing the protein MPITLDFTCKLVLVTGGGRGIGLAISKALAEYGKKIRAFKCEVTKSNEVDALVEQVRKEYNREIDIGVANAGISLWKDAHENTDEDFQSIFAVNTFGSYYLSRALIRSWLGLPVSANSASDPIDIASMRNVDLKKQILFVSSISALSLAGEWSHIGVAANSVSPGYVSTDMIANPPDATASNWVKEWEKRTPVGRFATADEIGGFIATLLSDKMGGMGFMTGSDVVVDGGE; encoded by the exons ATGCCAATCACCCTCGACTTTACCTGCAAACTCGTGCTCGTCACTGGAGGCGGACGAGGAATTGGTCTTGCAATCTCCAAGGCCCTTGCTGAA TATGGAAAGAAAATTAGGGCCTTCAAGTGTGAGGTCACAAAAAGCAACGAGGTGGATGCATTGGTTGAGCAGGTGAGGAAGGAGTACAATAGAGAGATTGATATAGGCGTCGCCAATGCTG GTATATCACTTTGGAAGGACGCTCATGAGAACACTGATG AGGACTTTCAATCCATCTTCGCCGTCAACACCTTTGGCTCTTACTACCTCTCCCGAGCCCTCATTCGATCCTGGCTCGGTCTGCCCGTATCGGCGAATTCAGCCAGCGACCCGATCGATATCGCCAGCATGAGGAATGTCGACCTCAAGAAACAAATTCTTTTTGTATCTAGTATCTCGGCGCTC AGTTTGGCCGGCGAGTGGTCTCACATTGGTGTTGCTGCCAACTCAGTGTCTCCT GGCTACGTCTCCACAGATATGATTGCCAACCCTCCTGACGCTACTGCCTCGAACTGGGTCAAAGAATGGGAAAAGCGCACACCTGTAGGCCG ATTCGCCACGGCCGACGAAATAGGAGGTTTCATCGCTACGCTTTTATCTGATAAGATGGGTGGTATGGGTTTCATGACTGGATCAGATGTTGTGGTAGATGGAGGTGAGTGA
- a CDS encoding L-arabinitol 4-dehydrogenase, putative (Similar to TIGR gene model, INSD accession AAW45159.1): MPIATTSIPASKYRSHYDPAKVLQHPEFQSLAEDAPELSDPTLNIACAYNPAHEIHMIKKPRFAPGPGEVTIHVRATGICGSDVHFWKQGHIGPTMVVTDECGAGHESAGEIVAVGEGVAQWQIGDRVAIEAGVPCGLASCDPCRTGRYNACPVDVFFSTPPYHGTLTRYHNHPAAWCHRLADNMSYEEGSLCEPLAVALAGLDRAGAKLGDPIVICGAGPIGLVTLLAAHAAGCTPIVITDLFASRLEFAKKLVPTVKTVQIEKAAKPEEVAKQIKYAAGMDLSLALDCTGMESSIRAAIFSVKFGGKVFVIGVGPSEQSYPFGYCSAREIDLQFQYRYNNQYPKAIRLVAGGLVNLKPLVTHRFTLKEAVKAFHVAADPSQGAIKVQIHD; this comes from the exons ATGCCCATAGCTACTACATCCATCCCGGCCTCCAAATACAGGTCTCACTACGACCCTGCAAAGGTCCTTCAGCATCCAGAGTTCCAATCGCTTGCCGAAGACGCTCCTGAACTTTCTGACCCCACGCTCAACATCGCCTGTGCCTACAATCCAGCTCATGAGATCCACATGATCAAGAAGCCTAGATTTGCACCTGGTCCTGGTGAAGTGACAATCCATGTTCGTGCGACAGGCATCTGCGG CTCTGACGTTCATTTCTGGAAGCAGGGCCACATTGGGCCCACCATGGTTGTCACAGACGAATGTGGAGCAGGTCATGAATCGGCGGGCGAAATTGTCGCAGTGGGAGAAGGCGTTGCACAATGGCAGATCGGTGACAGGGTAGCTATCGAAGCTGGTGTTCCATGCGGCCTCGCTTCATGTGATCCTTGTCGTACCGGTCGTTACAATGCTT GTCCTGTTGacgtcttcttctctaCCCCCCCTTACCACGGCACACTTACTCGATACCACAATCATCCTGCTGCTTGGTGCCACCGTCTCGCCGATAACATGTCTTATGAAGAAGGATCCTTGTGTGAACCTCTTGCAGTGGCATTGGCCGGTCTTGACAGGGCTGGTGCGAAATTAGGAGACCCTATTGTTATTTG CGGAGCGGGCCCTATAGGCCTAGTCACTCTTCTGGCTGCCCATGCTGCAGGCTGTACACCCATTGTGATCACCGACCTCTTCGCATCCCGACTTGAGTTCGCCAAGAAGCTTGTCCCAACTGTCAAGACTGTACAGATCGAGAAGGCTGCAAAGCCCGAGGAGGTTGCGAAGCAGATCAAGTACGCGGCGGGTATGGATCTTTCGCTTGCACTTGACTGTACCGGAATGGAGAGCAGTATTAGAGCTGCCATCTTT TCTGTCAAGTTTGGAGGCAAGGTCTTTGTGATCGGCGTCGGACCTTCAGAGCAAAGt TACCCATTCGGCTATTGTAGTGCCCGCGAAATCGATCTTCAGTTCCAGTACAGGTATAATAATCAA TATCCGAAAGCAATTCGACTCGTCGCTGGAGGGCTTGTCAATTTAAAACCACTTGTCACCCACCGTTTCACTTTGAAGGAGGCTGTCAAGGCTTTCCATGTTGCCGCTGATCCTTCGCAAGGAGCTATCAAGGTTCAGATCCATGATTAG
- a CDS encoding uncharacterized protein (Similar to TIGR gene model, INSD accession AAW41683.1) has protein sequence MKLFTAVAVLGSTALAVAAPVREAQHIKRAGESTDLQALQYALTLENLEAAFYSQALQNFSSNDFKNGGYPDWYKFPYTDIASFISLAAGIENIGVSAYADANQYITDPTYRSVAATILPVEARHQGFFQDPVMMSSDWTGPYDTPLGLDMVYTLAAQLITSCPSSNAMLPVNASKPLLNGGSPIFAAAGGATISLTYDGAGANQSLAVYNGLGSTMVAIHNGNVTLPQGLQGYSYLIVTTAADLASVNTSNTVAGPAEVQSGFDAFQSNPGFMNQYGA, from the exons ATGAAGCTCTTCACTGCCGTCGCCGTGCTCGGCTCGACCGCCCTCGCGGTTGCCGCTCCGGTTCGTGAGGCCCAGCACATCAAGCGTGCCGGTGAGTCCACCGACCTCCAGGCCTTGCAGTATGCCTTGACCCTCGAGAACCTCGAGGCCGCCTTCTA CTCGCAGGCCCTCCAGAATTTTAGCTCCAATGACTTCAAGAATGGGGGCTACCCCGACTGG TACAAATTTCCTTACACGGACATTGCTTCGTTTATCAGCCTCGCTGCAGGCATCGAGAACATCGGTGTCTCGGCTTACGCCGACGCCAACCAGTACATTACCGACCCAACGTACCGGAGCGTTGCGGCGACAATCCTCCCCGTCGAAGCGCGCCACCAGGGGTTCTTCCAAGACCCTGTGATGATGTCCAGCGACTGGACGGGTCCGTACGACACCCCGCTCGGTCTGGACATGGTCTACACACTAGCTGCACAGCTCATCACCTCATGTCCAAGCTCCAACGCAATGCTCCCCGTCAACGCTTCCAAGCCTCTCCTTAACGGAGGCTCACCCATCTTTGCGGCTGCAGGCGGCGCCACCATCTCCCTCACCTATGATGGGGCCGGCGCCAACCAGAGCCTCGCAGTCTACAATGGCCTTGGCTCCACTATGGTCGCCATCCATAATGGCAATGTAACCCTCCCGCAGGGCCTCCAGGGATACTCGTACCTCATTGTCACCACCGCTGCCGACCTTGCTTCCGTTAACACTAGCAATACGGTCGCCGGACCCGCCGAGGTCCAGAGCGGCTTTGACGCATTCCAGTCCAACCCAGGCTTTATGAACCAGTACGGCGCGTGA